A single Brassica rapa cultivar Chiifu-401-42 chromosome A04, CAAS_Brap_v3.01, whole genome shotgun sequence DNA region contains:
- the LOC103865204 gene encoding protein usf, whose product MADSAFKKIQIQRDDTTFDAYVVGKDDAPGIVVIQEWWGVDFEIKNHAVKISKLDTGFKALIPDLYRGKVGLDTAEAQHLMDGLDWQGAVKDIRASVNWLKANGSKKVGVTGMCMGGALAIASSVLVPEVDTVVGFYGTPSSELADPAQAKAPVQAHFGELDNFVGFSDVTAAKSLEEKLKASGVAHEVHIYEGNGHAFLNRSPEGVSRRKSMGLSDEDEAAVELAWSRFTSWMKRYLA is encoded by the exons ATGGCCGATTCCGCTTTCAAGAAAATCCAAATCCAAAGAGACGACACC ACATTTGATGCGTATGTGGTCGGAAAAGACGACGCACCTGGAATCGTCGTGATTCAAGAATGGTGGGGTGTTGACTTCGAGATCAAGAACCACGCCGTCAAAATCTCGAAACTCGACACTGGCTTCAAAGCTCTCATACCCGA CTTGTATCGAGGAAAGGTTGGGCTTGATACTGCGGAGGCGCAGCATCTTATGGATGGACTTGACTGGCAAGGAGCTGTTAAAGACATCCGCGCTTCTGTTAACTGGCTTAAAGCTAATGGATCCAAGAAGGTTGGTGTGACTGGGATGTGTATGGGAGGTGCATTAGCTATAGCTAGCTCTGTTTTGGTTCCTGAGGTTGACACTGTTGTTGGCTTCTATGGCACTCCTTCCTCCGAGCTTGCGGATCCGGCGCAAGCCAAGGCGCCTGTCCAGGCTCATTTTGGGGAGCTTGATAACTTTGTCGGTTTCTCTGATGTCACG GCGGCGAAGAGTCTTGAAGAGAAGCTGAAAGCGTCTGGGGTGGCGCACGAGGTTCATATCTACGAGGGGAACGGGCACGCGTTCTTGAACAGGAGTCCTGAAGGAGTGAGCAGGAGGAAAAGCATGGGGCTTTCTGATGAAGATGAAGCTGCGGTGGAGCTTGCTTGGTCTCGCTTCACTTCGTGGATGAAACGTTACTTGGCTTAA